The following coding sequences lie in one Flavobacterium sediminis genomic window:
- a CDS encoding MBL fold metallo-hydrolase — translation MKDLFRQLGESPKTKQKEQFNTFSNYANGKFQNITTTPALREGESMLKVLWEFFKKHPETEPKFPIPSVRTDLKAISKNDEVLVWFGHSSYFFQTHGKTFLVDPVFSGNASPIPGSVKAFKGADDYNAEDMPDIDFLLISHDHWDHLDYHTIQKLQTKVSTVICGMGVKQHFEYWGWDRNMIHEKNWYESVNLENGFSITLTPARHFSGRLFTRNISLWTSFVLETPSQKLFLGGDSGYGPHFDEIGAQFGPFDLAILECGQYNEKWPYIHSLPEEIITETKALKAQFVLPVHHSKFKLAQHPWYEPLQRITELAEKENYPVITPKIGEKVILDQLSTVWEKWWEQLL, via the coding sequence ATGAAAGATCTGTTCAGACAACTGGGGGAATCTCCCAAAACCAAACAAAAAGAACAATTCAATACTTTTTCCAATTATGCCAACGGAAAGTTTCAGAATATCACAACAACTCCGGCACTCCGGGAAGGTGAAAGCATGCTAAAGGTATTATGGGAATTCTTTAAAAAACATCCGGAAACCGAACCGAAATTTCCGATTCCTTCCGTTCGTACCGATCTGAAAGCAATTTCTAAAAACGACGAGGTTTTGGTGTGGTTCGGTCACAGTTCGTATTTCTTTCAGACACATGGAAAAACCTTTTTGGTCGATCCGGTTTTCAGTGGTAATGCTTCGCCCATCCCCGGCTCAGTAAAAGCTTTTAAAGGTGCTGATGATTACAATGCGGAAGATATGCCGGATATTGATTTTCTACTTATTTCACATGATCATTGGGATCATTTAGATTATCATACGATTCAAAAATTGCAAACCAAAGTAAGCACTGTGATCTGCGGAATGGGTGTTAAACAGCATTTTGAATACTGGGGCTGGGATCGTAATATGATACATGAAAAAAATTGGTACGAATCTGTTAATCTCGAAAACGGATTTTCCATAACCTTAACTCCGGCACGTCATTTTTCAGGGAGGTTATTCACACGGAATATCTCTTTATGGACCTCTTTTGTATTGGAAACACCTTCTCAAAAACTATTCTTAGGTGGCGACAGTGGCTACGGTCCGCATTTTGATGAGATCGGAGCACAATTCGGTCCTTTTGATCTGGCAATTCTCGAATGCGGACAGTATAACGAAAAATGGCCATACATTCATTCCCTTCCGGAAGAGATCATAACGGAAACCAAAGCCTTAAAAGCTCAGTTCGTTTTACCGGTTCATCATTCCAAATTCAAGTTGGCGCAACACCCTTGGTACGAACCGCTGCAACGGATTACTGAATTAGCCGAAAAAGAAAACTATCCGGTTATTACACCAAAGATAGGCGAAAAGGTAATTTTGGATCAATTGAGTACCGTTTGGGAAAAATGGTGGGAACAACTACTATAA